The Acinetobacter lwoffii genome has a segment encoding these proteins:
- a CDS encoding phosphohexomutase domain-containing protein, with translation MDTNLVFFDDFNATSNTSSGENHRSLNNVLFFFLNYHKGTFLADTIFFDTHYQTIDNRNIVGVLPVLFSICQIDRSEGHTGQIVDIQQDLNNVDEDDYEPVIDIDDTQTFNLFYHFLKPSNDAPVKPHLNKLKVLPDNLIDSIKHHELLNYILALIENKIWTDSDVFKYEYKNRFLFCVFIYLSKTVDLSFNSSHASFTSWLELRNLSWFGANEVDTSNFATLELYIHALSYTLKLANHIVKAIINNNVTPFKVAPQEELFYFFAERTDARSPNEETTPPYTPAEDDETFSTELSSAPVPAPSNKETPKVTDAYLLVGADLEDSESTTSEKNVITQDFNYQARLNELYELSKFIKDEIIDAPIISINQAWNIVQDKWKFYLDTFSSSYFNMNDFEKTAILKQLKSLKASIFMNWFDIKSGAGQQVFIDLVSYDTFKIEFLSSEAKMIQTYMKNRIKNQMYFETTAPQPKFLRNLNNLFNERVDTQKIKDIENTELLLKVNGILDGVTKDLIDNINLHLSNDIYLVNYFSNVDKELEPPKYHLLDILLRTSVLNLIYVCPTASLNATKDLLNAITDPEIEVSAFDTFDRKQYQNQIVKELACSFRQRIDPSELLKLDIT, from the coding sequence ATGGATACAAATTTAGTTTTTTTCGATGACTTTAACGCTACTTCTAACACCTCTTCTGGTGAAAATCACCGTTCTTTAAATAACGTACTATTCTTCTTTCTCAACTATCATAAAGGTACGTTTTTAGCTGATACGATATTTTTTGATACCCACTATCAAACAATTGACAACCGTAATATTGTCGGGGTTTTGCCTGTTCTTTTTAGTATCTGCCAGATTGACCGTTCAGAAGGTCACACCGGGCAAATAGTCGATATTCAACAGGATCTAAATAACGTAGATGAAGATGATTATGAACCTGTAATTGATATAGATGATACGCAAACATTTAACTTGTTCTACCACTTCCTTAAACCATCCAATGATGCACCTGTAAAACCACACCTTAATAAACTAAAAGTATTACCAGACAACTTAATCGATTCGATTAAACACCATGAGCTTTTAAATTACATTCTTGCTCTCATTGAGAATAAGATCTGGACCGATTCTGATGTATTTAAGTATGAGTACAAAAATAGGTTTTTGTTTTGCGTTTTTATCTATTTGTCCAAGACCGTAGATCTAAGTTTTAATAGCTCTCACGCTTCTTTCACGAGCTGGCTTGAACTGCGTAACCTATCTTGGTTTGGTGCTAATGAAGTTGATACCAGTAACTTTGCAACATTAGAGCTTTATATACATGCCCTATCCTACACGCTTAAACTGGCAAACCATATTGTAAAAGCAATCATCAATAATAATGTGACGCCGTTTAAAGTTGCACCGCAAGAAGAATTGTTTTACTTTTTTGCTGAACGTACAGACGCACGTTCTCCTAATGAAGAGACTACACCGCCGTATACGCCAGCGGAAGATGATGAAACTTTTTCCACTGAACTTTCTAGTGCTCCAGTACCAGCACCGTCAAATAAGGAAACACCAAAAGTAACCGATGCTTATTTATTGGTTGGTGCGGATCTTGAGGATTCTGAGTCCACAACATCAGAAAAGAATGTGATTACTCAAGACTTCAACTACCAAGCACGTTTAAATGAATTATATGAGCTGTCAAAATTCATCAAAGATGAAATTATAGATGCTCCAATCATTTCTATTAATCAAGCGTGGAATATAGTGCAAGATAAATGGAAGTTTTATCTCGATACTTTTTCAAGTAGCTACTTCAATATGAATGATTTTGAGAAGACGGCTATTCTTAAACAATTGAAATCACTCAAAGCCAGTATTTTTATGAACTGGTTTGATATTAAGTCGGGTGCTGGCCAGCAAGTATTTATTGATCTAGTGTCATACGACACGTTTAAGATTGAGTTTCTTTCTTCTGAAGCTAAGATGATCCAAACTTACATGAAGAACCGTATTAAAAATCAGATGTATTTTGAAACTACGGCGCCACAACCAAAGTTTTTGAGAAATCTAAACAACTTATTTAATGAACGTGTCGATACGCAAAAAATTAAAGACATAGAAAACACTGAACTTTTGTTGAAGGTGAATGGCATTCTTGACGGTGTTACCAAAGATCTCATTGACAATATCAATCTGCATTTATCAAATGACATTTATCTTGTGAACTACTTTTCTAATGTAGATAAGGAACTGGAACCGCCCAAATATCACTTATTAGATATTTTGCTTCGTACTTCAGTGCTTAACCTTATCTATGTTTGTCCTACAGCATCACTCAATGCAACCAAGGATCTTCTAAATGCAATCACTGATCCTGAAATTGAGGTTTCAGCTTTTGACACATTCGACCGCAAACAATATCAAAATCAAATTGTAAAAGAACTCGCATGTTCATTCCGTCAGCGCATAGATCCATCTGAACTTTTGAAGCTAGATATTACGTAG
- a CDS encoding LPD1 domain-containing protein, translated as MNEVKWPNLTGLGARLVVSPANNFRPKTAMLVVNEFEQFKKSIEQNSSKQFEQVLMDAHFYEVQNDDGIHAYYYKNPAKSGIDLNDLQKVFPAFTNDMKVPTKQEDIYLTNLPFKKNIPNWKSYFASATERLSAFPEVYVSKLNNGSNILDTLKTSLQESNKSYLAQFQSSKIPFNRLQDYGYENIFSKVYLDEESAMASGESLDNLAKIKLSPFAVPVNYEKDGSLLIIDDLRHIPEIFAHDPYEALGLNDNINLVHFAHEYESTFNQLIEHGRGNRMFNMSFKDVDAYVQKLASDLVVIDRVFNQQQLPYPKLLESAKQGIPAFYKDEHGTWMASKQGIETRLVDKMVYDAAMLRHDVLQQMVRQMPTGKVFFADLSQEFSEFSVNIVPKFNALYDHQSAEIKQRKLEEQLNESNVNEILNDLDVNFEATEKASITESDLLNIANDLPTPEIDDVAVLKELLKFPEELLDARGNDKVRDFAPSMLEIRQILDVYVIPKATEQAQQIEKQYSDYLNQKYAEIQDVVRSATQTKNFSVDDIQAISDEIDTHNVEISKQYNEVKKVLWQSETLVSGITSATNTFLFNKNSFYYAKDENGKFVGFESEVESNQHKADLFKLLSKQFDNQLVSINTPELQEFVNNETAVDMLMSRTNNYVEQNINDFVAGDFSAPLELEQDVQRLELSDLCTADLANNDKLASAYFEEFTRLLDESNFDEAFLKQSLSQTKSASFLKNGVNEILFRNLLVPNASENFNRKTKSDSVPEDILAKTSSHTDGFSLDRQFNRFVEVQSFQKALTAKYPQQDWSFITKDDRGENIKSIAEDMQSDMEEDRKDAKDLLSSIERQFYSKNSTLFVSNMDLAADEIYVQIKPTGDIDDLKVKTVKSNEFDENKHFSLSTDGYKATNQAYANIAKYFVEKTLYLEDGDYDKAQKLAALVIAGEDKELKQETKKVFGVELTADDLKQVQSMQLEDGKLQLNKTALPNHNYNNIQLFNYLNLIDINQRTVFGKFDVEVQKEFEVIKDLLKPNVAFQNNVKYFSLTAEEENVQFNSESEYFNTQLENAVKHYEDHHGAIKIPDHDLFITVFQKNDLQYIRLYNHKDKNAPFIGHSVSLDANIHKATGFNDRDAVKTSANALFKLSTSRNSMTFMPPAKFTFEKYYESDLNFFKAKDSQQTLINKVFTSLPNKMFQYISDHPSNFNSKLDFISNLNSATYEKFEDLSYDKKPNEVTELLSNISPAYTYVIAHVDGQTAIMPKNLTKVFDVQAFEEVHPFDLVNSKLQKSDLKELFSNGINGEPDPFINKLKFSVVLNRVGNPELEDIQPRFMLEQIAVNEAFAEKYKTLTALNEVNAVMLEHVKALQDTIKQAYAEHFVGSNPKVHQYKLLNKSSQQDETPQLFMVDTDYEPQLTAVLLRIPSHDYQYQLITGFDDVDQFSHEILNAIESKVNFGTTLEQLALSNLPEIQIKHKTDFENKQLASLHFQTLITNTLGALYDQTAHIKPYIKTENHKLFLAIKPSTDNEYASVKLFGDKSDIHGDYKSLCVFPVKSMRSVEDVLQLQNRVFTDFTFIDQLVPKDKYVPVDVKVEPSDSPAMYLGDVGAKFGGAHKDRYGEYISLEYISATSADQTATDYRKAKIVANKEFQAWYTNTPLGIDDKIFVKAMYDYCPTKPLFSKNALMLDSQRATELRAYVAVVSNIRNLMVDTQEELIHAVRNNKSLSAESLGMTDRQRKDYIGLYSKGTKNNYKNYFELLSNLNEYYIMPEHTGGISVQLEKIIEKTIDKELSEILSTGKIFDFYGKSKVTKDVSDAISNMQRTGLYSTVLEPYVLKSAIESGLVKAESAPIYVKDPVAPVIEATTEAVNTPKAPRLPSFTSEVKKLENGFVTEKVQSSIYGLLNYSRTGPDHRQGADVDSFKLKDDFSIRGVEVGNKVSPVAQQLVNAVYDSLADLKQLMGFKSNNGLLNLGVALASRGIKGSAAHFELSKNVVNLTRDSGSGSLAHEYGHALDAHLGMLEKAEVYKNHAQMNRSVLQDYYEDIPNFEIPGARHFLSNMLDAGYSPVTESGRAFEKVHRAMMNEPVQPMKNYGQVLHENAETAIKAYHTVADSMHDEVIKNKENYPNSTRKTLNSFFDWYQKHYEDLIRRQFEKIEEYLKKYEREYKADTNLSFFSTVQDKVDVIVSKINTDINAISFKSFERYQQKLNDMRQPEHHLPTTGLEEKITGVANAANVDLKTLSQNLSEYLIESSKYKFYNLVEKYMPEGVKNPHTQMQNFFDKSQDVEVNVGDIRFSDNLSRYKKDCLNIDSAENRATPYYATSTEMFARYFETYLYSKVSNENEMKNSFLIDGYPTVQPKGLEFEICRNLTEQLVETCVNEIFDQDLQNENTQKIIAEVSIEKENEADQLRLEM; from the coding sequence GTGAATGAAGTTAAATGGCCTAATTTAACTGGTCTTGGTGCGCGTCTTGTAGTATCGCCAGCCAACAATTTTCGCCCAAAAACGGCGATGCTTGTTGTTAATGAATTTGAGCAATTCAAAAAATCTATTGAACAAAACAGTTCTAAGCAATTTGAACAAGTGTTAATGGATGCCCATTTTTATGAAGTGCAAAATGATGATGGTATTCATGCGTACTACTATAAGAACCCGGCAAAGTCTGGTATCGATCTAAACGATCTTCAGAAGGTCTTTCCAGCGTTTACCAACGATATGAAAGTACCGACTAAGCAAGAAGATATTTATCTCACCAATCTACCGTTTAAGAAGAACATTCCGAACTGGAAAAGTTACTTCGCATCAGCGACCGAACGCCTTTCTGCTTTCCCTGAAGTGTATGTCAGTAAGCTAAACAATGGATCTAATATCCTTGATACGCTGAAAACCAGTCTTCAGGAATCGAACAAATCCTACTTGGCTCAATTTCAGTCTTCAAAAATTCCTTTTAATCGTCTTCAAGATTATGGCTATGAAAATATCTTCTCTAAAGTCTATCTAGATGAAGAATCGGCGATGGCCAGTGGCGAAAGTCTAGATAATCTAGCCAAAATTAAGTTGTCTCCATTTGCAGTACCCGTCAATTACGAAAAAGATGGTTCGTTACTGATTATTGATGACTTGCGCCATATTCCTGAAATCTTTGCTCATGATCCGTATGAAGCATTGGGGTTAAATGACAATATTAACCTGGTGCATTTTGCTCATGAATACGAGTCCACTTTTAATCAGCTGATTGAGCATGGCCGTGGCAACAGAATGTTTAACATGAGCTTTAAAGATGTTGATGCTTATGTACAAAAATTAGCTTCTGATCTTGTTGTGATAGACCGTGTGTTTAATCAACAGCAATTGCCGTATCCAAAGCTATTAGAATCAGCTAAACAAGGTATTCCAGCTTTTTATAAAGATGAACACGGCACATGGATGGCGTCTAAACAAGGTATTGAAACACGCCTTGTAGATAAGATGGTGTATGACGCTGCCATGCTTCGCCATGATGTCTTACAACAAATGGTACGCCAGATGCCAACAGGTAAAGTTTTCTTTGCCGATCTGAGCCAAGAGTTCTCTGAATTCTCTGTAAACATCGTTCCTAAGTTTAATGCGCTCTATGATCACCAATCTGCTGAAATCAAACAGCGTAAACTAGAAGAACAACTCAATGAATCAAATGTTAACGAGATCTTGAATGACCTTGATGTTAATTTTGAGGCAACTGAGAAGGCATCTATTACTGAGTCTGATCTACTCAACATTGCAAATGACCTCCCTACTCCAGAAATTGATGATGTTGCCGTACTTAAAGAGCTCTTAAAGTTTCCTGAAGAATTATTGGATGCAAGAGGCAATGACAAGGTGCGTGATTTCGCGCCGTCTATGCTTGAAATTAGACAGATCTTGGATGTCTATGTCATTCCTAAGGCTACTGAACAAGCTCAACAAATTGAGAAGCAATATAGTGATTATCTAAATCAGAAATATGCTGAAATTCAAGATGTCGTGCGCTCAGCTACACAAACAAAAAACTTCAGCGTAGATGATATTCAAGCGATCTCTGACGAAATCGACACACACAATGTTGAGATCTCAAAACAGTACAATGAAGTTAAAAAAGTCTTATGGCAAAGTGAAACTTTGGTATCTGGCATTACGTCTGCAACAAATACCTTTTTGTTTAATAAAAACAGCTTCTACTACGCTAAAGATGAAAACGGCAAATTTGTAGGTTTTGAATCTGAAGTAGAAAGCAATCAACATAAAGCGGATCTGTTCAAATTACTATCTAAGCAATTCGACAATCAATTGGTTTCAATTAACACGCCTGAGCTTCAGGAATTTGTGAATAATGAAACTGCAGTTGATATGTTGATGTCACGCACGAACAATTATGTTGAGCAAAATATCAATGATTTTGTTGCTGGTGATTTTTCTGCGCCTTTAGAGCTAGAGCAAGATGTACAGCGTTTAGAGTTAAGCGATCTGTGCACGGCTGATCTTGCTAATAACGATAAATTAGCTTCAGCGTATTTTGAAGAGTTTACTCGGCTTCTTGATGAATCAAACTTTGATGAAGCATTTTTAAAACAATCTCTATCACAAACTAAAAGTGCGTCATTCTTAAAGAACGGTGTAAATGAGATTTTATTCCGTAATTTATTGGTGCCAAATGCAAGTGAAAACTTCAATCGTAAGACTAAATCTGATTCTGTTCCTGAGGATATTCTTGCTAAAACTTCATCACATACAGATGGGTTTAGTCTGGACCGTCAGTTCAATCGCTTTGTTGAAGTTCAAAGCTTCCAAAAGGCATTAACAGCCAAATATCCGCAACAAGACTGGTCATTTATCACAAAGGATGACCGTGGCGAAAACATCAAGTCGATTGCTGAAGATATGCAGTCTGACATGGAAGAAGACCGTAAAGATGCAAAGGATCTGTTGTCGAGTATCGAACGTCAGTTTTATTCTAAAAATTCGACCTTATTTGTCTCGAACATGGATCTCGCTGCAGATGAAATCTATGTTCAGATTAAACCAACGGGTGACATTGACGATTTAAAAGTTAAAACCGTTAAATCAAATGAATTTGATGAAAACAAACATTTTTCATTGTCTACCGATGGCTACAAAGCAACAAATCAAGCGTATGCGAACATTGCCAAGTATTTTGTTGAAAAAACCCTATATCTAGAAGATGGCGATTATGACAAGGCACAAAAACTAGCTGCCTTAGTGATTGCTGGTGAAGATAAAGAGCTCAAACAAGAAACTAAGAAAGTCTTTGGTGTAGAGCTGACTGCAGATGACTTGAAGCAAGTCCAAAGCATGCAGTTAGAAGATGGTAAGCTCCAGTTAAACAAAACTGCCCTACCGAACCACAACTACAACAACATTCAGCTATTCAACTATCTGAACCTGATTGATATTAATCAGCGTACAGTTTTTGGCAAATTTGATGTTGAAGTACAAAAAGAATTTGAGGTGATTAAGGATCTTCTCAAACCTAATGTAGCTTTTCAGAATAACGTTAAATATTTTTCTCTAACAGCTGAAGAAGAGAACGTACAGTTCAATAGTGAATCTGAATACTTTAACACTCAGCTAGAAAATGCTGTAAAGCACTATGAAGATCACCACGGCGCAATCAAGATCCCTGATCATGATTTGTTTATAACTGTGTTTCAAAAGAATGATCTTCAGTATATACGCCTCTACAATCATAAAGACAAAAATGCGCCGTTTATTGGGCATTCAGTTTCCCTAGATGCCAATATACATAAGGCTACTGGCTTTAATGATAGAGATGCGGTTAAAACGTCTGCGAATGCTTTGTTTAAGTTATCGACTTCACGCAACAGCATGACGTTTATGCCTCCAGCTAAGTTCACTTTTGAAAAATATTACGAGTCAGATCTCAACTTCTTCAAAGCTAAAGATAGTCAGCAAACTTTAATCAATAAAGTGTTTACGTCTTTACCAAACAAGATGTTCCAGTACATTTCTGATCATCCATCTAATTTCAACTCTAAATTAGATTTCATCAGCAATCTTAATTCTGCAACATACGAAAAGTTTGAGGATCTTAGCTACGATAAAAAACCGAATGAAGTCACTGAGCTTCTGAGCAACATCTCTCCAGCGTACACCTATGTTATCGCTCATGTAGATGGCCAGACAGCAATCATGCCTAAAAACTTAACCAAAGTTTTTGATGTTCAGGCATTTGAAGAAGTTCATCCGTTTGATTTGGTGAACTCTAAACTTCAGAAAAGTGATCTTAAAGAACTTTTTAGCAATGGTATCAATGGTGAACCTGATCCGTTCATTAATAAGCTCAAATTTAGTGTTGTATTAAACCGTGTAGGTAATCCAGAACTTGAGGATATTCAGCCTAGATTTATGTTAGAGCAGATCGCCGTGAATGAGGCGTTTGCAGAAAAATATAAAACCTTAACCGCTTTAAATGAAGTCAATGCCGTCATGCTTGAGCATGTCAAAGCATTACAAGATACGATTAAACAGGCTTATGCTGAGCATTTTGTAGGTTCCAACCCTAAAGTTCACCAATACAAGTTGCTAAACAAATCATCTCAACAAGATGAAACACCGCAATTGTTTATGGTTGATACGGACTATGAGCCTCAATTAACTGCCGTGCTTCTTCGTATACCGTCTCATGACTATCAGTATCAATTGATTACTGGTTTTGATGATGTAGACCAGTTTAGTCACGAAATCTTAAATGCTATCGAATCTAAGGTTAATTTCGGTACCACTTTAGAGCAATTAGCACTATCTAACTTGCCTGAAATTCAGATTAAACACAAAACTGACTTTGAGAATAAACAGTTAGCAAGTTTGCATTTCCAAACTTTGATTACGAATACGCTTGGTGCTCTATACGATCAAACCGCACACATAAAGCCGTATATCAAAACTGAAAATCACAAATTGTTTTTGGCCATCAAGCCATCGACCGACAATGAATATGCATCGGTTAAACTTTTTGGTGATAAGTCCGATATTCACGGTGATTACAAGTCTCTGTGCGTTTTTCCTGTTAAAAGTATGCGCTCAGTTGAAGATGTCTTACAACTTCAAAACCGTGTGTTTACTGACTTCACGTTTATCGATCAATTGGTACCAAAAGACAAATATGTGCCTGTTGATGTAAAGGTAGAGCCAAGTGACTCCCCTGCTATGTACTTAGGTGATGTAGGTGCCAAGTTTGGCGGTGCACATAAAGATCGCTACGGTGAATACATTTCATTGGAATATATTTCAGCGACATCAGCCGATCAAACAGCTACGGACTATCGAAAAGCAAAAATCGTTGCAAATAAAGAATTCCAAGCTTGGTACACCAATACGCCACTCGGTATTGATGACAAAATATTCGTAAAGGCAATGTATGACTACTGCCCAACTAAACCGTTATTCTCTAAAAATGCGTTGATGCTTGATAGCCAACGAGCGACAGAATTACGTGCGTATGTGGCTGTTGTTTCTAACATCAGAAATTTGATGGTAGATACTCAAGAAGAGTTGATTCATGCGGTAAGAAACAATAAAAGCTTATCTGCTGAAAGTCTTGGTATGACTGATCGCCAACGTAAAGACTATATCGGGCTTTATAGTAAAGGTACCAAGAACAACTACAAAAACTACTTCGAATTGCTTAGCAATTTGAATGAGTACTACATTATGCCAGAACATACAGGCGGTATCAGTGTTCAGCTTGAGAAAATCATCGAAAAAACGATTGATAAAGAACTCAGTGAGATTCTATCAACAGGTAAGATCTTTGATTTTTACGGTAAGTCGAAAGTCACTAAAGATGTGAGCGATGCGATCAGCAACATGCAACGTACTGGCTTATATTCAACTGTGCTTGAACCATACGTTCTGAAAAGTGCGATTGAAAGTGGTTTAGTTAAAGCTGAATCTGCACCTATTTATGTTAAAGATCCTGTTGCACCAGTTATAGAAGCAACGACTGAAGCTGTGAATACACCTAAAGCACCACGTTTGCCGTCATTTACCAGTGAAGTGAAAAAACTTGAAAATGGCTTTGTGACTGAAAAAGTCCAATCAAGTATTTACGGATTGTTAAATTACTCTCGTACTGGTCCTGATCATCGCCAAGGTGCCGATGTGGATTCATTCAAGCTTAAAGATGACTTTTCTATCCGTGGTGTTGAAGTAGGCAATAAAGTTAGTCCTGTGGCTCAACAGTTGGTTAATGCCGTGTATGACTCATTGGCTGACTTAAAACAACTCATGGGCTTTAAATCAAACAATGGTTTATTGAACTTGGGTGTTGCTTTGGCTTCACGCGGAATTAAAGGATCTGCAGCGCATTTTGAACTGTCTAAGAACGTGGTTAACTTAACTCGTGATAGCGGATCTGGAAGTTTGGCTCATGAGTATGGCCATGCGCTAGATGCACACTTGGGAATGTTGGAAAAAGCGGAAGTATATAAAAATCACGCTCAAATGAATCGTTCTGTACTTCAGGACTATTATGAAGACATCCCTAATTTTGAGATACCAGGTGCACGACACTTCTTATCAAATATGTTGGATGCTGGATACTCCCCTGTTACTGAGTCCGGTCGTGCTTTTGAAAAGGTACATCGTGCGATGATGAATGAGCCAGTTCAGCCAATGAAAAATTACGGTCAAGTACTTCATGAGAATGCTGAGACTGCAATCAAGGCGTACCACACTGTTGCTGATTCAATGCATGATGAAGTGATTAAGAATAAAGAGAATTATCCTAATTCTACGCGCAAAACCTTAAACAGCTTCTTTGACTGGTACCAAAAGCACTATGAAGATCTCATTCGCCGTCAGTTTGAGAAAATTGAAGAGTACTTGAAGAAGTATGAGCGTGAATATAAAGCTGATACAAACCTATCTTTCTTCAGTACAGTTCAAGACAAGGTGGATGTCATTGTCTCTAAAATTAACACTGACATTAATGCTATAAGCTTTAAGTCGTTTGAGCGCTATCAGCAAAAACTTAATGATATGCGCCAGCCAGAACATCATTTACCTACAACCGGTTTGGAAGAAAAAATTACAGGTGTTGCGAACGCAGCGAATGTGGATTTAAAAACACTATCGCAAAACCTATCTGAATACTTGATAGAGTCATCTAAATACAAGTTCTATAACCTGGTAGAGAAGTACATGCCTGAGGGAGTTAAAAATCCTCATACTCAAATGCAAAACTTCTTTGATAAGTCGCAAGACGTTGAAGTTAACGTAGGTGATATTCGTTTTAGTGACAATCTATCGCGTTATAAAAAGGACTGTTTAAATATCGACAGTGCTGAAAATCGTGCAACGCCGTATTACGCGACCAGTACCGAAATGTTTGCTCGTTATTTTGAGACTTATTTGTACTCTAAAGTTTCAAATGAAAATGAAATGAAAAACTCATTTTTAATTGACGGCTACCCTACCGTACAACCTAAAGGTTTAGAGTTTGAGATCTGCAGAAACTTGACTGAACAATTAGTCGAAACTTGTGTGAATGAAATATTTGATCAAGATCTGCAAAACGAAAATACCCAAAAAATTATTGCTGAAGTTTCGATTGAAAAAGAAAATGAAGCTGACCAATTAAGACTTGAGATGTGA